From the genome of Deinococcus sp. AJ005, one region includes:
- the surE gene encoding 5'/3'-nucleotidase SurE, protein MSQTSTATTARPRILVSNDDGIFSPGIKALGLAMSEFADVTVVAPDVEQSAVGHGITIRRPLRFKHTAAAGFGDIPAYRVDGTPADCVVLGVQLLGRPDLVVSGINLGPNLGDDLTHSGTVAAAIEGLSLGLPSIAFSQQSGPDGEYDFAAGAAYAAKLARQVLAHGLPPRTLLNVNFPSRPASGVRVTAVGHHRWEDSVVTRQDPEGRDYHWVAGVSRAEDAQDERTDYGAVQSGMISVTPVRLDLTARDLLEQVEGYLPEV, encoded by the coding sequence ATGAGCCAAACTTCAACTGCAACAACGGCCCGCCCACGCATTCTGGTCTCCAACGACGATGGCATCTTCTCGCCGGGCATCAAGGCGCTGGGTCTCGCCATGAGCGAATTCGCCGACGTGACGGTGGTTGCGCCGGACGTCGAGCAGTCCGCCGTGGGTCACGGCATCACCATCCGCCGCCCGCTGCGGTTCAAGCACACGGCGGCGGCGGGCTTCGGCGACATTCCCGCCTACCGGGTGGACGGCACGCCCGCCGACTGCGTGGTGCTGGGCGTGCAGTTGCTGGGCCGCCCTGATTTGGTGGTCAGCGGCATCAACCTCGGCCCCAATCTGGGCGACGACCTGACGCATTCGGGCACGGTGGCGGCGGCCATCGAGGGGCTGTCGCTGGGGCTGCCGAGCATTGCTTTCAGTCAGCAGAGTGGGCCGGATGGAGAGTACGACTTCGCCGCCGGAGCCGCCTACGCCGCCAAACTGGCCCGGCAGGTGCTGGCCCACGGCCTGCCGCCACGCACGCTGCTGAACGTCAATTTTCCCAGCCGTCCAGCTTCGGGCGTGCGCGTGACCGCCGTGGGACATCACCGCTGGGAAGACAGCGTGGTCACCCGCCAGGACCCCGAGGGCCGCGATTACCATTGGGTGGCCGGGGTCAGCCGGGCCGAGGACGCCCAGGACGAGCGTACCGATTACGGCGCGGTGCAGAGCGGCATGATCAGCGTGACCCCAGTGCGGCTGGACCTGACGGCGCGCGACTTGCTGGAGCAGGTGGAGGGCTACCTGCCAGAGGTTTAA
- a CDS encoding tetratricopeptide repeat protein, with amino-acid sequence MFNPKRMPAALAIRALLVLGLSAAPALAQDTAQPVPAPAGQSAFAPQPVTYASAADAAAAAQKFAAEARATYPKGSANIDQALWTQAAAAAEAAVLAESGNADYLKLRAQIYTEVGFWRQAEVTWAAYFKAVPAVPGSLEAQQAGAAQYNLGYSAYVRSQPDLAARYFAECLNLDPQSAQCAGWAARTALEGGDYARAQTLYAQAVALTPADKSLKYFQGLAQKAADYGPAATGAFSRAYADLDAGRKDKALEGFQAAAQSAPNFAEAWRQAGKLALDMGNAQAALAAYQGAVALPGADTTDKFNLALAQEGSQFGLDAVRTFRAAYSKYSGGDKAAAESGFQQATAQNPDYAKAWAWLGRTRYEAKNYAGAAEAYGRAVALDPNDKSSAYYLKLAQQGK; translated from the coding sequence ATGTTTAACCCCAAACGTATGCCTGCCGCTCTGGCTATCCGTGCCCTGCTGGTGCTGGGGCTGAGCGCTGCCCCCGCCCTGGCCCAGGACACTGCCCAGCCTGTCCCTGCCCCCGCTGGACAGTCGGCCTTCGCCCCGCAGCCCGTGACCTATGCCAGCGCCGCAGATGCCGCCGCCGCCGCACAGAAATTTGCTGCCGAGGCCCGCGCGACTTATCCGAAGGGGAGCGCCAACATCGATCAGGCGCTGTGGACGCAGGCTGCCGCCGCCGCCGAGGCCGCCGTGCTGGCCGAATCTGGCAATGCCGACTACCTGAAACTGCGCGCCCAGATCTATACCGAAGTCGGCTTCTGGCGTCAGGCGGAAGTGACCTGGGCAGCGTATTTCAAGGCCGTCCCTGCCGTTCCTGGCAGCCTGGAGGCCCAGCAGGCGGGTGCGGCGCAGTACAACCTGGGGTACTCGGCCTATGTTCGCAGCCAGCCGGACCTTGCCGCCCGCTACTTTGCAGAATGCCTGAACCTTGATCCCCAAAGCGCCCAGTGCGCGGGCTGGGCCGCCCGCACCGCGCTGGAAGGCGGCGATTACGCCCGTGCCCAGACGCTGTACGCCCAGGCCGTGGCCCTGACGCCAGCCGACAAATCCCTGAAGTATTTCCAGGGTCTGGCCCAGAAGGCCGCCGATTACGGCCCCGCCGCCACCGGGGCGTTCAGCCGCGCTTACGCTGATCTGGACGCCGGGCGTAAGGACAAGGCGCTGGAAGGCTTCCAGGCTGCTGCACAGAGCGCCCCCAACTTTGCCGAGGCGTGGCGGCAGGCGGGCAAGCTAGCGCTGGACATGGGCAACGCCCAGGCCGCGCTGGCCGCCTACCAGGGGGCAGTGGCCCTGCCCGGAGCCGACACCACCGATAAATTCAACCTTGCGCTGGCGCAGGAGGGCAGTCAGTTTGGTCTGGACGCCGTGCGGACCTTCCGCGCCGCCTATAGCAAATATTCGGGCGGCGATAAGGCGGCGGCAGAGAGCGGTTTCCAGCAGGCCACCGCCCAGAACCCGGACTACGCCAAAGCCTGGGCGTGGCTGGGCCGCACCCGTTATGAGGCAAAGAACTACGCCGGGGCTGCCGAAGCCTATGGCCGCGCTGTGGCCCTGGACCCGAACGACAAGTCCAGCGCGTACTACCTGAAACTGGCGCAGCAGGGGAAGTAG
- a CDS encoding response regulator transcription factor, producing MIRVLLAEDQALVRGALSALLSLEDDLEVVGQAADGEAALGAVRELKPDVLVTDIEMPRLSGLDLAERLRAELPGIRVIIVTTFARGGYLRRALEVGARGYLLKDAPASQLADAIRRVHAGGRAIDPELAGEAWADASPLTERERQVLAEAEGGTSTAAIAARLHLSEGTVRNYLSEAMGKLGAENRTEAARTARERGWL from the coding sequence GTGATCCGGGTCCTTCTTGCTGAAGATCAGGCGCTGGTGCGGGGCGCACTTTCTGCGTTGCTGTCGCTGGAGGACGATCTGGAGGTGGTGGGGCAGGCGGCAGATGGCGAGGCGGCGCTGGGTGCGGTGCGCGAGTTGAAGCCGGATGTGCTGGTCACCGACATCGAGATGCCCCGCCTGAGCGGCCTTGATCTGGCTGAGCGGCTGCGGGCCGAGCTGCCGGGGATACGCGTGATCATCGTGACCACCTTCGCGCGGGGCGGCTACCTGCGGCGGGCGCTGGAAGTTGGGGCGCGCGGCTACCTGCTCAAGGACGCTCCCGCCAGCCAACTGGCCGACGCCATTCGCCGCGTGCATGCTGGGGGCCGGGCCATTGACCCCGAACTGGCCGGGGAAGCCTGGGCCGACGCCTCCCCGCTGACCGAGCGTGAGCGTCAGGTGCTGGCCGAGGCCGAGGGCGGGACAAGTACCGCTGCCATTGCCGCCCGTCTGCACCTGTCCGAAGGCACCGTCCGCAACTACCTGTCCGAGGCGATGGGCAAGCTGGGCGCAGAGAACCGCACCGAGGCCGCCCGGACGGCGCGGGAACGGGGCTGGTTGTAG
- a CDS encoding sensor histidine kinase, whose product MTTAPPARKKFNFWNFFPLFWLVFLAYPIIGFFGHSRPPGEWLLFWGVLAGFLAVYSQVFFLKSAGPGWALAGWGYSLLAYFILFPVAGGGVTAFLIYGGSIIGFQGRVSLALWLAVFNVMVMALPFWNGSYKLEDLAWLGPNMVFTLVAAYANHASYRRIVIDQQLVQVQAEKEKLAADAERERIARDLHDILGHTLSVIVLKSELASRLAERDPVRAAAEIREVERISREALQEVRSAVRGYQGSGLNAELARAKVALDAAGVKMNVSASLPELPAHTEASAAMLLREAVTNIVRHARAKEVWISLVPSVGGHRLTVRDDGVGGLNAEGSGLTGMRERLRAIGGTLERRGEGGTTLTAQIPAAQELGMGGLVRA is encoded by the coding sequence ATGACCACCGCCCCGCCCGCCCGCAAAAAGTTTAATTTCTGGAACTTCTTTCCGCTGTTCTGGCTGGTCTTCCTGGCCTATCCGATCATCGGATTTTTTGGTCACTCGCGTCCGCCCGGCGAGTGGTTGCTGTTCTGGGGCGTGTTGGCGGGTTTTCTGGCCGTCTATTCGCAGGTATTTTTTCTCAAGAGTGCTGGCCCCGGCTGGGCGCTGGCAGGCTGGGGTTATTCGTTGCTGGCCTATTTCATCCTGTTTCCGGTGGCGGGCGGCGGCGTCACGGCCTTTCTGATCTACGGTGGCAGCATCATCGGCTTTCAGGGGCGGGTGTCGCTGGCACTGTGGCTGGCGGTCTTCAACGTGATGGTCATGGCCCTGCCGTTCTGGAATGGCAGCTACAAACTGGAAGATCTAGCGTGGCTGGGGCCAAACATGGTCTTTACGCTGGTGGCGGCGTATGCCAACCATGCCTCTTACCGCCGGATCGTGATCGATCAGCAACTGGTGCAGGTGCAGGCCGAGAAGGAGAAACTGGCCGCCGACGCCGAACGCGAACGCATCGCCCGCGATCTGCACGACATCCTGGGCCACACCCTGAGCGTGATCGTGTTGAAAAGCGAACTGGCCAGCCGTCTGGCCGAACGTGACCCGGTCCGCGCCGCCGCAGAAATCCGCGAGGTGGAGAGGATTTCCCGCGAGGCATTGCAGGAAGTGCGCTCTGCGGTACGCGGCTACCAGGGCAGCGGCCTGAACGCGGAACTGGCCCGCGCGAAGGTGGCGCTGGACGCGGCGGGCGTCAAGATGAATGTCTCTGCCAGCCTGCCCGAACTGCCCGCCCATACCGAGGCCAGCGCCGCCATGCTGCTGCGGGAAGCCGTGACCAACATCGTGCGCCACGCCCGGGCAAAGGAAGTCTGGATTTCTCTGGTCCCCAGCGTGGGCGGCCACCGCCTGACCGTGCGCGACGACGGCGTGGGCGGCCTGAACGCCGAGGGCAGCGGCCTGACCGGCATGCGCGAACGCCTGCGGGCCATCGGCGGCACGCTGGAACGCCGGGGCGAGGGCGGCACGACCCTGACAGCGCAGATTCCGGCGGCCCAGGAGTTGGGCATGGGCGGACTGGTGCGGGCGTGA
- a CDS encoding DUF1349 domain-containing protein gives MSESWPSHSWQASEWHAEPQSWSVNADGTLEVVTAKGGDFWRETQYGFIRDDGHAFLREAPEEFTASVRVRGEYGELYDQAGLMLRADAQHWCKVGVEYVGRQQWSAVVTHEKSDWSVQPADDHSEVIFRMIRRDDALILHARADVTERWTLLRVAPFSPGLRARVGVMACSPQREGFHVSFEDFQLTDVDRRPLHELSNP, from the coding sequence ATGTCCGAATCTTGGCCCTCTCACTCCTGGCAAGCCTCCGAGTGGCACGCCGAACCGCAAAGCTGGAGCGTGAATGCCGATGGAACGCTGGAAGTCGTCACCGCGAAAGGGGGCGACTTCTGGCGCGAAACGCAGTACGGTTTTATCCGCGACGACGGCCACGCCTTTTTGCGCGAGGCCCCGGAGGAATTCACGGCCAGTGTGCGGGTGCGCGGCGAGTACGGGGAACTCTACGATCAGGCCGGGTTGATGCTGCGGGCAGACGCACAGCACTGGTGCAAGGTGGGGGTGGAATACGTGGGCAGACAGCAGTGGAGCGCCGTGGTCACGCACGAGAAGTCGGACTGGAGCGTGCAGCCCGCCGACGATCATTCAGAGGTGATCTTCCGCATGATTCGCCGTGATGATGCCCTGATCCTGCACGCCCGCGCCGATGTCACCGAGCGCTGGACGCTGCTGCGTGTGGCACCCTTTTCCCCTGGCCTGCGCGCCCGCGTGGGTGTGATGGCCTGTAGCCCCCAGCGCGAAGGATTCCATGTCTCGTTTGAGGATTTTCAACTGACTGACGTGGACCGCCGCCCCCTGCACGAGTTGAGCAATCCATGA
- a CDS encoding ABC transporter permease — protein MTQTTVQTAIPLPAPTAATRQAAPLPALGQLILSELRKMVRNPMFFIGTVGFPILWFALFGLPNVHDQMADGTNVGRYIMVSFGTYSLLSLAMFSFGLAVAAERIGGWLRLLRASPMPAPLYFLGKVVAALLFSALSLGLLYTFAHFAGGVTLPLPLALTILGKLLLGSVPLIALGFMIGFLVNPTAANVIANVVSILMSFASGLFVPLNQLPDVMQKIAPYMPTYHLAQIGWGTVTGNTSGEATHWLYLALYAVVFGGLAIWGLKKDEARGL, from the coding sequence ATGACCCAGACCACCGTCCAGACCGCCATCCCCCTGCCCGCCCCCACCGCCGCCACCCGTCAGGCCGCACCCTTACCCGCCTTGGGTCAACTGATCCTCTCCGAACTGCGGAAGATGGTTCGCAATCCGATGTTCTTTATCGGCACCGTGGGCTTTCCCATTCTGTGGTTCGCGCTGTTCGGTCTGCCCAACGTCCACGATCAAATGGCGGACGGCACCAACGTCGGGCGCTACATCATGGTCAGTTTCGGTACGTACTCGCTGCTCAGTCTGGCCATGTTCTCGTTCGGGCTGGCGGTGGCTGCCGAGCGTATTGGAGGCTGGCTGCGGCTGCTGCGGGCCTCGCCCATGCCCGCGCCACTGTACTTTCTGGGTAAGGTGGTGGCCGCGCTGCTCTTCAGCGCCCTGAGCCTGGGGCTGCTATACACCTTCGCGCACTTTGCGGGCGGCGTGACGTTGCCGCTCCCGCTGGCGTTGACCATCCTGGGCAAGCTGCTGCTGGGCAGTGTGCCGCTGATCGCACTGGGGTTCATGATCGGCTTTCTGGTGAATCCCACCGCCGCCAACGTGATCGCCAACGTGGTCAGCATCCTGATGTCCTTTGCCAGTGGGCTGTTCGTGCCGCTGAACCAATTGCCCGACGTCATGCAGAAAATCGCGCCATACATGCCCACCTACCATCTGGCGCAGATCGGCTGGGGCACCGTGACCGGCAATACCTCCGGCGAGGCGACGCACTGGCTGTATCTGGCGCTGTACGCGGTGGTCTTCGGTGGGCTGGCAATCTGGGGTCTGAAGAAGGATGAAGCGCGTGGGCTGTAA
- a CDS encoding ABC transporter ATP-binding protein, whose product MNAIELSGVDKTFGKVEALKGLTLDVRAGELTALLGPNGAGKTTAISLMLGLAKPTHGTVRVLGEDPKHDTVRAGIGSMPQESAIPQALTVREAVTLFSRLYPAPLEVNKALELAQLGDVAGRRAGALSGGQARRLAFALAVVGNPQVLFLDEPTTGMDAGSRQAFWAAVDGLKAAGRTILLTTHYLEEAERTADRVVVMNAGAVLADGTPESLRGSVLTSRVRFTSDLVLAELEALPGVEAATVDSRGHADLRTRQPEEVLRALYARNVAFKELEVSRASLEDAFLSLTAAPKSADTIRA is encoded by the coding sequence ATGAACGCAATCGAGCTGAGCGGCGTAGACAAGACCTTCGGAAAAGTAGAAGCGCTCAAGGGGTTGACGCTGGACGTGCGGGCTGGGGAACTGACGGCGCTGCTGGGACCGAACGGGGCGGGCAAGACCACCGCCATCTCGCTGATGTTGGGGCTGGCGAAGCCCACGCACGGCACGGTGCGCGTGCTGGGTGAGGACCCCAAGCACGACACCGTGCGCGCAGGCATCGGCTCCATGCCGCAGGAAAGTGCGATTCCCCAGGCTCTTACGGTGCGTGAGGCAGTCACGCTGTTCTCCCGGCTGTACCCTGCGCCGCTGGAAGTGAACAAGGCTCTGGAACTGGCCCAACTGGGTGACGTGGCCGGACGCCGTGCGGGCGCACTTTCTGGCGGGCAGGCGCGGCGGCTGGCCTTCGCGCTGGCCGTGGTAGGCAATCCGCAGGTGCTGTTTTTAGATGAGCCGACAACGGGCATGGACGCGGGTTCCCGACAGGCGTTCTGGGCCGCCGTGGACGGTCTGAAGGCGGCTGGGCGCACCATCCTCCTGACCACGCACTATCTGGAGGAAGCCGAGCGCACCGCAGACCGCGTGGTGGTCATGAACGCCGGGGCTGTGCTGGCCGACGGCACCCCCGAAAGCCTGCGCGGCAGCGTGCTGACCAGCCGGGTGCGCTTCACTTCCGATCTGGTGCTGGCCGAGCTGGAGGCGCTGCCAGGGGTGGAGGCCGCCACTGTGGACTCACGCGGCCACGCCGATCTGCGGACACGCCAGCCGGAAGAAGTGTTACGCGCCCTGTACGCCCGCAACGTCGCCTTCAAAGAGTTAGAAGTCAGCCGCGCCAGCCTGGAAGACGCCTTCCTGAGCTTGACAGCAGCGCCTAAATCAGCAGATACGATCCGCGCCTGA
- a CDS encoding NTP transferase domain-containing protein, whose protein sequence is MTSQESVRYSAVVLGGGDPGDEFAAAHGVPVKPLIPVNGEPMALYVLRALQGSGRVARIAYVGPTTPEIEALIHLRVTDNGSLLGNLEAGVEALEAGGIRKGERVLVVTADIPMLTAREVQDVLDSASTDAALVYPVVRREVCEAAYPGVRRTYARLRGGSFTGGNLFILDPSLIGQFLPRLREVLAARKAPLKLAGLIGPGIFIKLLTGRLTVEALESKVSDILGVQARALITPHAAVGTDVDQDEDLALAEAYLGSEKERG, encoded by the coding sequence ATGACTTCACAAGAATCCGTGCGCTACAGCGCCGTGGTGCTGGGTGGCGGCGATCCGGGCGACGAGTTCGCGGCAGCCCACGGCGTGCCAGTCAAGCCGCTAATCCCGGTGAACGGCGAGCCAATGGCGCTGTACGTGTTGCGCGCCCTGCAAGGCAGCGGGCGGGTGGCCCGCATCGCCTACGTCGGCCCCACCACGCCCGAAATCGAGGCCCTGATCCACCTGCGCGTGACCGACAACGGCTCGCTGCTGGGCAACCTGGAAGCCGGGGTGGAAGCATTGGAGGCAGGCGGCATCCGCAAGGGCGAGCGCGTACTGGTGGTCACGGCGGACATTCCCATGCTGACCGCCAGAGAAGTTCAGGATGTGCTGGACAGCGCCTCCACCGACGCTGCACTGGTCTACCCGGTGGTCCGGCGCGAGGTCTGCGAGGCGGCGTATCCAGGCGTGCGGCGCACCTATGCCCGCCTGCGGGGCGGCTCGTTTACCGGGGGCAACCTGTTTATCCTCGATCCGTCGCTGATCGGCCAGTTTCTGCCCCGGCTGCGCGAAGTGCTTGCCGCCCGCAAGGCCCCGCTGAAGCTGGCGGGCCTGATCGGGCCGGGCATCTTTATCAAGCTGCTGACGGGCCGCCTGACCGTGGAAGCGCTGGAGAGCAAGGTTTCAGACATTCTGGGCGTGCAGGCCCGCGCGCTGATCACGCCCCACGCGGCGGTGGGCACAGACGTGGATCAGGACGAGGATCTGGCGCTGGCCGAGGCGTACCTGGGAAGCGAAAAAGAACGGGGCTAA
- a CDS encoding ferredoxin family protein: protein MTHIITSPCIGTKDQACTEVCPVECIYDAGEMYLIHPDECIDCGACVPACPVSAIFPEEDVPAGEESFIPRNYEFFAT from the coding sequence ATGACCCATATCATCACCAGTCCCTGCATTGGCACCAAGGATCAGGCTTGCACCGAGGTCTGCCCGGTGGAGTGCATCTACGACGCCGGAGAGATGTACCTGATTCACCCCGACGAGTGCATCGACTGCGGCGCGTGCGTCCCCGCCTGCCCGGTCAGCGCCATTTTCCCCGAGGAGGACGTGCCCGCCGGAGAGGAGAGCTTCATCCCCCGCAATTACGAGTTCTTCGCAACCTGA
- a CDS encoding DEAD/DEAH box helicase: MNFDQLIAPELAARLAERGIIEATPIQEDSLPQTLEGRDLIGRARTGTGKTLAFALPIISKLEGSRERGRLPRAIVITPTRELAKQVAEEFSKTGVDLVTVTVYGGAAYAPQENALRRGVDVIVGTPGRLIDHLERGNIDLSGVQFAVLDEADEMLSVGFAEAIETILQNAPADRQTMLFSATISQEVKRLSQKYMQNPIVVDTVGSGKNQTAQTVEHLKVRVGRSRTRVLADLLTVYNPEKAIVFTRTKREADELANELIHRGLEAEALHGDLAQSQRERALGAFRSGRAGVLVATDVAARGLDIPEVDLVVQFHLPQDPDSYIHRSGRTGRAGRTGTAIIMYGDRENREMSGLERVTGVRFIERQIPTPAEVAAASARAGADMIRKVDPGVAANFQEQAEMLFSELGLEALARALAKISGVTEPAKAASLLSGEEGLTTIILHGERLSVARSVALLARVGDVDTRRLGKLRQWRGGTVADIPSEFIAKLMAANPLEGEIQIEIAKELPELFEAPTRERRDGGYQGGGRGRGSRDEGGYRGQGGGYQGGRSNQGQGGGGYQGQGGGNRGSQGSGGQGGGQGRWSRDRNEGGNSQPRREDFADREFVNNR, encoded by the coding sequence ATGAACTTTGACCAACTGATTGCGCCCGAACTCGCGGCGCGTCTCGCCGAGCGCGGTATTATCGAAGCCACTCCCATCCAGGAAGACAGCCTGCCCCAGACCCTGGAAGGCCGCGATCTGATTGGCCGCGCCCGCACCGGCACCGGCAAGACCCTGGCTTTTGCCCTGCCGATCATCAGCAAGCTGGAGGGCAGCCGTGAGCGTGGCCGCCTGCCCCGCGCCATCGTGATCACCCCCACCCGTGAGCTGGCCAAGCAGGTGGCCGAGGAATTCAGCAAGACTGGCGTGGACCTCGTGACCGTCACCGTCTATGGCGGCGCTGCGTATGCACCCCAGGAAAACGCCCTGCGCCGTGGCGTCGACGTGATCGTCGGCACCCCCGGACGCCTGATCGATCACCTGGAACGCGGCAACATCGACCTGAGCGGCGTGCAGTTCGCTGTGCTGGACGAGGCCGACGAGATGCTGTCCGTGGGCTTTGCGGAAGCGATTGAAACCATCCTCCAGAACGCGCCCGCTGACCGCCAGACCATGCTGTTCAGCGCGACCATCAGCCAGGAAGTCAAGCGCCTGAGCCAGAAGTACATGCAAAACCCGATTGTGGTGGACACCGTGGGTTCGGGCAAGAACCAGACCGCGCAGACCGTGGAACACCTCAAGGTGCGCGTGGGCCGCAGCCGCACCCGCGTGCTGGCCGACCTGCTGACCGTTTACAATCCCGAAAAGGCGATTGTCTTCACCCGCACCAAGCGCGAGGCCGATGAACTGGCCAATGAGCTGATCCACCGTGGTCTGGAAGCCGAAGCGCTGCACGGCGATCTGGCCCAGAGCCAGCGTGAGCGTGCGCTGGGAGCCTTCCGCAGCGGGCGTGCAGGCGTGCTGGTGGCCACCGATGTAGCCGCCCGTGGCCTGGACATTCCTGAAGTCGATCTGGTGGTTCAGTTCCACCTGCCCCAGGACCCCGACAGCTACATCCATCGTTCGGGCCGCACCGGGCGCGCAGGCCGCACTGGCACCGCCATCATCATGTACGGTGACCGCGAAAACCGCGAAATGTCCGGCCTGGAGCGCGTGACCGGCGTACGTTTCATTGAGCGTCAGATTCCCACCCCCGCCGAGGTGGCCGCTGCCAGCGCCCGCGCCGGGGCCGACATGATCCGCAAGGTGGACCCCGGCGTGGCCGCCAACTTCCAGGAACAGGCCGAGATGCTGTTCAGCGAACTGGGCCTCGAAGCCTTGGCCCGCGCTCTCGCCAAGATCAGCGGCGTGACCGAGCCGGCCAAGGCGGCCAGCCTGCTGAGCGGTGAGGAAGGATTGACCACCATCATCCTGCACGGCGAGCGCCTGAGCGTGGCCCGCAGCGTGGCCCTGCTGGCCCGCGTCGGCGATGTGGACACCCGCCGCCTGGGCAAACTGCGCCAGTGGCGCGGCGGCACCGTGGCCGACATCCCCAGCGAATTTATCGCCAAGCTGATGGCCGCCAACCCCCTGGAAGGCGAGATTCAGATCGAGATTGCCAAGGAACTGCCTGAACTGTTCGAGGCTCCCACCCGCGAGCGCCGTGACGGCGGCTACCAGGGCGGAGGCCGTGGGCGCGGCAGCCGCGACGAGGGTGGCTACCGTGGACAGGGCGGCGGCTATCAGGGTGGACGCAGCAACCAGGGTCAGGGTGGCGGAGGCTACCAGGGCCAGGGTGGCGGCAACCGTGGCAGCCAGGGCAGCGGTGGACAGGGCGGAGGCCAGGGCCGCTGGAGCCGTGACCGCAACGAGGGTGGCAACAGCCAGCCCCGCCGCGAGGACTTCGCAGACCGCGAGTTCGTGAACAACCGCTAA
- a CDS encoding type II toxin-antitoxin system VapC family toxin, translating to MISLDTNVIISALESADSRHSEALTALLREQHQGYVISPAVYSELRAGPEWSRYQNWLSLTRISVLWAMPQEVWELAGLRQGQYAQLRRAGKLPRRILPDFLIAAHAEYHGLDVIGFDRTVYDSVFTNLTLLDPTAM from the coding sequence ATGATCTCACTGGATACGAACGTCATCATCTCTGCGCTGGAGTCGGCGGATTCCAGACACTCGGAAGCGCTGACGGCGTTGCTTCGGGAACAGCATCAGGGTTACGTCATCTCGCCCGCTGTGTACAGTGAATTGCGGGCCGGGCCAGAATGGAGCCGATACCAAAACTGGCTGAGTCTGACCAGAATCTCTGTGCTGTGGGCCATGCCGCAGGAGGTCTGGGAACTGGCCGGACTCCGGCAAGGGCAATACGCACAACTGCGCCGCGCAGGGAAACTGCCTCGCCGGATTCTCCCTGACTTCCTGATTGCCGCGCACGCCGAATATCACGGTCTGGATGTCATAGGTTTCGATCGTACTGTGTACGACAGCGTGTTTACGAATCTGACCTTGCTTGATCCTACAGCAATGTAA
- a CDS encoding AbrB/MazE/SpoVT family DNA-binding domain-containing protein: MTAKSKPPSQIFQGTVSSKRQITIPAEAFRQLRLQPGDKVAIEVRDGQLHLTPTATDFEALTRQHIGSGGQAQDATKEVREMRGWTEYEDEAPQE, from the coding sequence ATGACTGCCAAGTCGAAACCACCAAGCCAAATTTTTCAGGGAACAGTGAGCAGTAAGCGGCAGATCACCATTCCTGCCGAAGCATTCAGGCAGCTTCGCCTACAGCCCGGCGACAAGGTTGCCATCGAGGTTCGTGACGGTCAACTGCATCTGACTCCCACCGCCACCGATTTTGAGGCTTTGACCCGGCAACACATTGGCTCTGGCGGTCAAGCGCAAGATGCGACAAAAGAAGTCCGGGAAATGCGCGGCTGGACGGAATATGAAGACGAAGCGCCGCAGGAATGA